ACTAAATGTAGCTGACACGAAATTTTAAACGGTCTCAAAAAATATTTAAAAATTTAGTATTTTCATATATTAAGTATACTAGTTTCTGAAATATTTTTGATAATGCTCCAGCGATAGCTGTTCCATCATCAAAATTGAAATACAACATTTTCAGTATTGAAATTATAGATGAAATTATTCCTATGAAAAAGATAATGAATCCAATAAATCTTTTAAATCTTGATTTTTTTAAAGCTTGTTGATAATTCAAATTTTTCCTTAATATTTTTTTTACTATGTTTTATTAGCATTATATACTATTTAACTCATTTTTTAATGCTTGTATTAATTTACCTTTAATATTTACTATTTTTGAATTTGAGTGAGTATCAAATTTTTGAAT
This genomic stretch from Sulfurimonas hongkongensis harbors:
- a CDS encoding YniB family protein, producing MNYQQALKKSRFKRFIGFIIFFIGIISSIISILKMLYFNFDDGTAIAGALSKIFQKLVYLIYENTKFLNIF